The Capillibacterium thermochitinicola genomic sequence CTCCTCCTTACAAGGCTGCCGCTTTACGAATCCTGTGGTATTTTATACAATGCCGGATTACAGGGTTGCAGTGGACTAAGTTTAGCTACCGGGGGTGACAAAATTGACAGAGCCCCGCGTCCTCTTGGAGATCCCAGTCGAAGGTAATAATTTTACGACGGCAGGGGAAGCGGCCAGCAGGGTAAAACAAACTTTGCAAAAGCTCGGCATTGATTCCAACCTGGTCAGAAGGGTGGCCATTGCCACCTATGAAGCGGAGATGAATATAGTGATCCATGCCGACTACGGAAAGATTATTCTCCAGGTGGATGCCGAAGGAATTACCGTACAGGCCGAGGACCGGGGGAAAGGAATTCCCGATCTTGAA encodes the following:
- a CDS encoding ATP-binding protein, translated to MTEPRVLLEIPVEGNNFTTAGEAASRVKQTLQKLGIDSNLVRRVAIATYEAEMNIVIHADYGKIILQVDAEGITVQAEDRGKGIPDLEQAMTAGFSTASERARALGFGAGMGLPNMKKCSDQLEIDSKVNVGTIVVMKFKYPTAN